The proteins below are encoded in one region of Gracilimonas sp.:
- a CDS encoding T9SS type A sorting domain-containing protein, with translation MHRLISVFLWLFCICGVTQVQGQSSITFAGGTFQSDSFTVSFSAGEVVAGTFSSSNILLTTGFSNGGDNVFVSNEPIADDVPTRFRLKQNYPNPFNPSTNIAYDLPEKADVELAVFNIIGAKVAILVQKQKPAGSHTARFDASSLASGMYLYRLIANGNLIATKKMVIIK, from the coding sequence ATGCATAGATTAATATCAGTTTTTCTATGGCTGTTTTGTATTTGTGGAGTAACACAGGTTCAGGGGCAAAGTTCTATTACATTTGCCGGGGGTACATTTCAAAGCGACTCTTTTACAGTCAGTTTTTCTGCTGGAGAAGTTGTTGCAGGTACTTTTAGCAGCTCTAATATTCTGCTTACAACAGGCTTTTCTAATGGGGGCGATAATGTTTTCGTTTCGAATGAACCTATAGCAGATGATGTGCCAACCAGATTTCGGTTAAAACAAAATTATCCAAATCCTTTCAACCCATCCACTAATATTGCCTACGATCTTCCAGAGAAAGCCGATGTAGAGCTGGCGGTATTTAATATCATCGGGGCAAAAGTGGCCATATTAGTACAAAAACAAAAACCGGCGGGTTCACATACGGCCCGTTTTGATGCATCATCGCTGGCTAGTGGAATGTATCTTTATCGTTTAATAGCTAATGGAAATTTAATCGCTACCAAAAAAATGGTAATTATCAAATAA